In the Leptolyngbya sp. CCY15150 genome, one interval contains:
- a CDS encoding FAD-dependent oxidoreductase, whose product MATIGVVGAGIAGLVCAQALQQYGHQVVVYEKSRGVGGRMATRRLASTCADHGVRYLEPEGEALRYLLGVLHDHHVVRAWRGAIAQMLSDGSCHFLAPSRRYIAREGVNAVAKWLAVGLDIRRQHRVTAIAPVAKQGWQITFEDEQPDTWADALVLAIPAPQAVDLLTPLTPLGLPLPVLDAVRAVEFSPCISAIATYSHEQGEFLDYSQAWHGIQFDTHPDLAWISFETSKRPSLIPDKATPPVFVFQSTAAFADQYQNAQDLQPAGMILVQQAAQALYDWLDQPVDLYVHRWRYAFAQRPYPGPYIATQTPLPLLCSGDWCGGQQVGGAIASGLQAATYFQQKLGDTPAALSFHELVQALCDRSSAESA is encoded by the coding sequence ATGGCAACGATTGGAGTGGTAGGCGCAGGAATAGCGGGTTTGGTATGTGCGCAGGCACTCCAGCAGTACGGGCATCAGGTTGTGGTTTATGAAAAGTCTCGCGGTGTGGGAGGACGCATGGCCACAAGGCGTCTGGCTAGCACCTGTGCTGACCACGGCGTTCGCTACCTGGAGCCAGAGGGGGAAGCCCTACGCTACCTCTTGGGAGTGCTCCATGATCACCATGTGGTGCGAGCTTGGCGGGGGGCGATCGCTCAAATGTTGTCGGATGGAAGCTGCCATTTTCTGGCTCCTAGCCGTCGTTATATCGCCCGAGAGGGTGTGAATGCGGTTGCCAAATGGCTGGCCGTGGGGCTAGATATTCGCCGCCAACATCGGGTGACCGCGATCGCCCCGGTGGCCAAGCAGGGCTGGCAGATCACGTTTGAAGACGAGCAACCTGACACTTGGGCCGATGCGCTAGTGCTAGCCATTCCCGCGCCTCAGGCGGTTGACTTGCTGACGCCGTTGACGCCCTTGGGGCTGCCTCTGCCCGTGTTGGATGCCGTGCGAGCGGTGGAGTTTTCCCCCTGCATCAGTGCGATCGCCACCTACAGCCATGAGCAGGGAGAATTTTTAGACTATTCCCAGGCTTGGCACGGCATTCAGTTTGATACCCACCCCGATCTAGCCTGGATTTCCTTTGAAACCAGTAAACGTCCAAGCCTGATACCGGATAAGGCTACCCCGCCGGTGTTTGTCTTTCAAAGCACAGCCGCCTTTGCCGACCAGTACCAAAACGCTCAGGATCTGCAGCCAGCAGGTATGATCCTCGTACAGCAGGCAGCTCAAGCGCTGTACGATTGGCTCGATCAGCCTGTGGATCTCTACGTCCATCGCTGGCGCTATGCCTTTGCTCAGCGACCCTACCCAGGCCCCTACATTGCCACCCAAACCCCGCTGCCGCTCCTCTGTAGTGGCGATTGGTGTGGAGGACAGCAGGTGGGAGGAGCGATCGCCTCGGGCCTGCAGGCGGCAACCTATTTCCAGCAAAAACTGGGAGATACGCCAGCGGCGCTCTCCTTTCATGAGTTGGTACAGGCACTGTGCGATCGCTCCTCAGCGGAATCCGCTTAG
- a CDS encoding J domain-containing protein: protein MTTGHSAQQSTPATALNYYQLLGTDPSASPQAIRQAYRDLSKLYHPDTTTLPAAIATAKFQDLNEAYATLSSPDRRLTYDMKMGYSRVSVMRPQPSLSETAAFRKSSAYLDPIDRPLSAGELFALLILTVTFIGCVLLAIAVGLTRGEVTLQTPVPVVQTQPTLTVPAPSLSTNLPSSTDPLSTAPPAFDLSPQPAGLQPERSGLGE from the coding sequence GTGACGACTGGTCATTCTGCCCAACAATCTACCCCCGCCACTGCGCTCAACTACTACCAACTGTTGGGCACCGATCCGTCGGCCTCCCCCCAAGCCATTCGCCAAGCCTACCGAGATCTCAGTAAGCTCTATCATCCAGACACAACAACCCTACCGGCAGCGATCGCAACGGCCAAGTTTCAAGACCTCAACGAAGCCTACGCCACCCTAAGCAGTCCCGATCGCCGCCTCACCTACGACATGAAGATGGGCTATTCTCGGGTATCCGTGATGCGTCCCCAGCCGTCTCTCTCCGAAACGGCCGCCTTCCGCAAGTCGTCTGCCTACCTCGATCCCATCGATCGCCCCCTCTCTGCCGGGGAGCTGTTTGCCCTGTTGATTTTGACGGTGACCTTTATTGGCTGTGTGCTGCTGGCGATCGCTGTGGGCCTGACTCGGGGAGAAGTCACCCTCCAAACTCCGGTGCCTGTGGTGCAGACCCAACCCACCCTCACCGTCCCAGCTCCATCACTGTCTACCAATCTACCGTCGTCTACCGATCCGCTCTCTACAGCTCCCCCAGCATTTGACCTGTCGCCCCAGCCAGCAGGGTTGCAGCCTGAGCGATCGGGGTTGGGAGAGTGA
- a CDS encoding DUF3143 domain-containing protein gives MTLPSTDTPLYNHPLPDIEQWLASKGCQQDVTNLHCWSLHTPDWQAEITMEVDSLVVRYLNASEDGEDIQRSFKYSLTRQDLEEVIFSDPLTTSKQDA, from the coding sequence ATGACATTACCGTCTACAGACACACCGTTATATAACCATCCATTACCCGATATTGAGCAGTGGCTTGCCTCCAAAGGCTGTCAGCAAGATGTCACCAACCTACATTGCTGGTCGTTGCATACGCCCGATTGGCAGGCCGAGATCACCATGGAGGTCGATTCCCTGGTGGTTCGCTATCTAAACGCCAGCGAGGATGGAGAAGATATTCAGCGCTCCTTCAAATATTCCCTAACCCGGCAAGACTTGGAGGAGGTGATCTTTTCCGATCCGCTGACTACATCCAAGCAAGATGCCTAG
- a CDS encoding DUF1824 family protein, translating into MIQTNSENLSLEQAQAMLQQFDYDRSDPVASTPQQVQAALKQVAQHSDYQILGICADHLDQGRTALVAYATALGYPVQPDGLTAIDGPVYIKFNPKTGLLYSDRYVGDHRGVLVSCQSAYAEGLNEMYGHLPLDLFSATA; encoded by the coding sequence ATGATCCAAACCAATTCTGAGAACCTATCCCTAGAGCAGGCTCAAGCCATGCTCCAGCAGTTTGACTACGATCGCTCTGACCCCGTCGCCAGCACGCCCCAACAGGTGCAGGCAGCCCTCAAGCAGGTGGCGCAGCACAGCGACTATCAAATCTTAGGTATCTGTGCCGACCATCTAGATCAGGGTAGGACAGCCCTCGTCGCCTACGCAACGGCCCTAGGCTATCCCGTTCAGCCCGATGGCTTAACGGCCATCGACGGCCCTGTCTACATCAAGTTCAATCCCAAAACTGGTCTGCTCTACAGCGATCGCTATGTTGGCGATCACCGGGGTGTACTCGTGTCCTGCCAATCTGCCTATGCGGAAGGACTGAACGAGATGTATGGGCATTTGCCGTTAGACCTATTTTCCGCGACGGCGTAG
- a CDS encoding thioredoxin family protein: MTNSDSSSTSMTRLRNLVVVLVAVALSVSVFLGIQTKSTGTSLAALAEASVPLDLALTNGKPTLVEFYANWCTSCQAMAGDMGTLKQTYSDRLNFVMLNVDNTKWLPEMLHYQVDGIPHFVFLDPQGEAIASTIGEQPRPVMAANLDALIEGGPLPYLQGRGRVSDVETRTVAPSSNDDPRSHGSQVVSPT; the protein is encoded by the coding sequence ATGACCAACTCGGATTCTAGCTCCACCTCCATGACCCGCCTGCGCAACTTAGTGGTTGTGCTCGTCGCCGTAGCGCTGTCGGTCTCGGTCTTTTTAGGTATTCAAACCAAGTCTACGGGAACCTCCCTGGCTGCCCTTGCCGAAGCATCGGTTCCCCTAGACCTGGCGTTGACCAACGGCAAGCCAACGCTGGTGGAGTTTTACGCGAACTGGTGTACCTCGTGCCAAGCCATGGCCGGCGACATGGGAACGCTCAAGCAGACCTACAGCGATCGCCTCAACTTTGTCATGCTGAACGTAGACAATACCAAATGGCTGCCGGAAATGCTGCACTATCAAGTGGACGGCATTCCCCATTTTGTCTTTCTCGACCCTCAGGGGGAAGCGATCGCCAGCACCATTGGTGAACAGCCGCGGCCGGTGATGGCTGCGAATCTCGATGCGCTAATCGAAGGCGGCCCCTTGCCCTACCTGCAAGGCCGGGGTCGTGTTTCGGATGTGGAAACTCGCACCGTGGCACCATCCAGCAACGATGATCCCCGCAGCCACGGCAGTCAGGTCGTATCGCCCACGTAG
- a CDS encoding DUF192 domain-containing protein codes for MVYSASAIALMISLSIMSMGCAAPSTAESTPASKPPVTVSSPDTAPPSETSQSPELNDQAQSLPITATALIAGEVIELEVAQTPDQQALGLMYRTSLPDDRGMLFPFDRPRFTRFWMRNVEISLDMIFLAGDEVVAIAQDVPPCREAVCPTYGPDTQVTQVIELRGGRAEELGLDVGDRISITPVP; via the coding sequence ATGGTTTACTCTGCTTCTGCGATCGCCCTCATGATCAGCCTCAGTATCATGAGCATGGGCTGTGCGGCTCCCTCGACGGCTGAGTCCACTCCTGCAAGCAAACCGCCCGTGACCGTTTCTTCTCCCGATACAGCACCGCCCTCTGAGACATCCCAGAGTCCTGAGCTTAACGACCAGGCCCAATCCTTGCCGATTACCGCCACGGCCCTGATTGCTGGGGAGGTGATTGAGCTGGAAGTGGCCCAAACTCCAGACCAGCAAGCCCTAGGTTTGATGTATCGCACCAGCCTGCCCGACGACCGGGGGATGCTGTTTCCCTTCGATCGCCCTCGGTTTACGCGGTTTTGGATGCGGAATGTTGAGATTTCCCTGGATATGATTTTCCTGGCTGGGGATGAGGTGGTGGCGATCGCCCAGGATGTGCCGCCCTGTCGAGAGGCCGTCTGCCCCACCTACGGCCCCGATACCCAAGTCACCCAGGTGATTGAGCTGCGCGGCGGCCGGGCGGAAGAGCTGGGTCTAGACGTGGGCGATCGCATCTCCATTACGCCCGTACCCTAA
- a CDS encoding response regulator transcription factor NblR, which translates to MNLTIADQPPRILLVETDDVLAQQIGLDLQEAGYEPAIARNAMVGLQQVKEFQPALIVVDRMLSNESGIELCEQLRASGSRIPIVLMMVRESVEDRVACLAAGADDYFLKPYRVDDFLRLIRFYLQPDTPNAEQLRFGDLILDLSTRQAIRGDRTIDLTMKEFELLKFLMEHPRDVLTREQILENVWGYDFVGESNVIEVYVRYLRLKIEHDGDKRLIQTVRGVGYVLRET; encoded by the coding sequence ATGAACTTAACGATCGCTGATCAACCCCCTCGAATCCTACTGGTTGAGACAGATGATGTTCTGGCTCAGCAGATTGGCCTCGACCTCCAAGAAGCTGGCTATGAACCGGCGATCGCCCGTAATGCGATGGTCGGTCTTCAGCAGGTCAAAGAGTTTCAGCCAGCTTTGATTGTGGTGGATCGAATGCTCTCCAATGAATCGGGCATAGAACTTTGTGAGCAATTGCGGGCTTCCGGTAGCCGCATTCCCATTGTCTTGATGATGGTGCGCGAGTCGGTGGAAGATCGGGTGGCTTGCCTGGCTGCTGGAGCCGATGACTATTTCCTCAAACCCTACCGCGTGGATGATTTTCTGCGGCTCATCCGGTTCTACCTTCAGCCGGACACGCCCAATGCAGAGCAGCTACGCTTTGGGGATTTGATTTTGGATCTATCCACCCGTCAAGCTATTCGGGGCGATCGCACCATTGACTTGACGATGAAGGAATTTGAGCTGCTCAAGTTTCTCATGGAACATCCAAGGGATGTACTGACGCGGGAGCAAATCCTTGAAAATGTTTGGGGGTATGACTTCGTGGGTGAATCGAATGTCATTGAGGTGTATGTGCGCTACCTGCGCCTCAAGATTGAACATGATGGCGATAAGCGGCTGATTCAAACCGTGCGCGGGGTTGGGTATGTGCTGCGTGAAACCTAA
- a CDS encoding phosphatidate cytidylyltransferase has product MSIARLLSAIVAIILALGMIFLGGWYFTAGFGIIVYLGLQEYFQLARAKSIAPAAKTTLIASLTMLVVATFSSELADAVMPVAGTVICFYLLFQPKFATIADIATSVMGLFYGGYLPSYWVRLRSLESNAASLPLWGDWPQNGWALEDLPLGLTLTLITFACIWAADIGAYVFGKLYGKTRLSDLSPKKTVEGAVFGITGSMLVAIAGARLLEFPAFWLTGIALGLLIGVASLMGDLTESMMKRDAGVKDSGQLIPGHGGILDRTDSYVFTAPLVYHFVTLLLPLLGYTR; this is encoded by the coding sequence ATGTCGATAGCCCGCCTCCTCAGTGCAATTGTTGCGATTATCCTGGCTCTTGGGATGATCTTTTTGGGTGGATGGTATTTCACGGCTGGGTTTGGCATCATTGTTTACCTCGGTCTACAAGAATACTTCCAGCTCGCTCGGGCTAAAAGCATCGCGCCTGCTGCCAAAACGACATTGATTGCTAGCCTCACCATGCTAGTCGTCGCTACTTTTTCCTCAGAGCTAGCCGATGCTGTCATGCCCGTCGCAGGCACCGTGATTTGCTTTTATCTCCTCTTCCAACCCAAATTTGCCACGATCGCTGACATTGCCACGTCGGTCATGGGCTTATTTTATGGCGGCTATCTCCCCAGTTATTGGGTACGACTGCGATCGCTGGAAAGCAACGCGGCCAGCTTGCCACTCTGGGGAGATTGGCCGCAAAACGGCTGGGCCCTGGAAGATCTCCCCCTAGGGCTAACCCTGACGCTGATTACCTTTGCCTGCATCTGGGCAGCGGATATTGGGGCCTATGTGTTTGGCAAACTCTATGGCAAAACTCGGCTCTCCGACCTCAGCCCCAAGAAGACCGTCGAGGGGGCTGTGTTTGGCATCACCGGCAGTATGCTCGTGGCGATCGCTGGGGCAAGGCTCCTAGAGTTTCCAGCGTTTTGGCTCACGGGAATTGCCCTAGGACTTCTGATTGGCGTAGCCAGCCTAATGGGCGACCTGACAGAATCCATGATGAAACGCGATGCCGGGGTCAAAGACTCCGGGCAGCTCATTCCCGGTCATGGCGGCATTTTGGATCGCACCGACAGCTATGTGTTCACCGCCCCCTTGGTCTACCATTTTGTCACCCTGCTACTACCTCTCTTGGGCTATACACGCTAG
- a CDS encoding DUF3747 domain-containing protein has protein sequence MKSFLHRIAALTAAATTISVSAFSAIPAIASSPFGQQDVDQNKFVAVASPIGGGSSHQLLILEQVSNSRSCWNEVGNAPVEIDPLLLSFDFTGICGRSTDSNGYSIRMNGEDLGTQYSLRVTRKDGEMVLVGVPFRGQGETLEIGRSNGVTNNFAKLSLDDGWRFTKRTYDGRTLGHVYLTYDDGGAAPDPNPGGDSSFRDIANDIYAQEINTAVSMGFIAGFMEDNTFRPQAQLTREQLVSMVLESLQTLPDVEMELPTATSRNPFPDVASSRWSAAKIQFAQQSGIVTGYQDGNFRPTQAVTRAELMAVLRRAAEYAQTLQGQPTTLPGNQASFNFTDINGHWANPLISQMSTYCGVASPLNERGSNFAPDSAAQRNYAAAATLRMLECSTEQ, from the coding sequence ATGAAATCGTTCCTCCACCGCATCGCTGCCCTGACCGCTGCTGCTACTACCATCTCCGTGAGCGCGTTCTCAGCTATCCCAGCGATCGCCTCCAGCCCCTTCGGTCAGCAAGACGTTGATCAAAACAAATTTGTCGCCGTGGCATCCCCCATTGGCGGCGGCAGTTCTCACCAGCTTTTGATCCTCGAACAAGTCTCCAATTCCCGAAGCTGCTGGAATGAAGTGGGTAATGCTCCCGTTGAAATCGATCCCCTCTTGCTGAGCTTTGATTTCACCGGCATCTGCGGTCGCAGCACGGATAGTAATGGCTACTCCATTCGCATGAATGGTGAAGACCTAGGAACCCAGTACAGCCTACGGGTCACCCGCAAGGATGGCGAAATGGTTTTGGTAGGCGTTCCCTTCCGAGGTCAGGGTGAAACCCTGGAAATTGGTCGCTCCAACGGTGTCACCAATAACTTCGCCAAACTGAGCCTTGATGATGGCTGGCGGTTCACCAAGCGCACCTATGACGGACGCACCCTGGGTCATGTGTACCTCACCTATGATGATGGTGGCGCTGCGCCCGATCCCAATCCCGGTGGCGACTCTAGCTTCCGCGACATTGCCAACGATATCTATGCTCAGGAAATCAATACCGCTGTGTCCATGGGCTTCATTGCCGGATTCATGGAAGACAACACCTTCCGCCCCCAAGCCCAACTGACGCGGGAACAACTGGTCTCCATGGTGCTAGAGTCGCTGCAAACCTTGCCCGACGTGGAAATGGAACTGCCTACGGCTACCTCCCGTAACCCCTTCCCCGATGTGGCATCCTCTCGCTGGAGCGCAGCGAAGATCCAGTTTGCCCAACAAAGCGGCATCGTCACCGGCTATCAAGATGGCAACTTCCGCCCGACCCAAGCCGTGACCCGCGCAGAACTGATGGCGGTGCTCCGGCGCGCTGCAGAATATGCTCAGACCCTCCAAGGTCAGCCTACGACGTTGCCAGGTAATCAAGCGTCGTTCAACTTCACTGACATTAATGGCCATTGGGCCAACCCCCTGATTAGCCAAATGTCTACCTACTGCGGCGTTGCCTCGCCCTTGAACGAGCGGGGAAGCAACTTTGCACCGGATAGCGCTGCTCAACGGAACTATGCTGCTGCTGCTACTCTCCGGATGTTGGAGTGTTCGACTGAGCAATAG
- a CDS encoding nucleoside transporter C-terminal domain-containing protein → MNLLLNLISLVGIFVLCFIAWLGSEHRRVIQWNVLIVGITLQLLVGILVFGVGSYLIDGINNIINPILDASEAGAKFLFGGPTSILAVDPVANPGPGPAGRWIARAVGDAYVAIPGDRLSPDTLNPGFSYVLAFRALPQVIFFAALVALLYRLNIIQPVVRVFAWVFKRTMNISGAEALAGAANIFVGIESAIAVKPFLPKMTRSELCAILTSCFGSIASSVLGLYAGFLRGSFPDIAGHLVSASILTIPACFVISKLLVPEIGEPETMGHVPDDVTEGNPENRPSPVDSLIIGALDGVKMAVGIAAVLIAILGVIALFNAPFNQIAVWIDGADVNPLLSEFLQQPLRNLMAMLFLPLTFLTGVALDWQNLWLASTLIGQRLFETNIPPYLALNGLSQSGAISDRSLLIVSYVLCGFAHFASYGIFVGGLSALVPERRSEISALGFKALWGATLATLMTGCVAGVFFGLLGEPTSIIGR, encoded by the coding sequence GTGAACCTTCTCCTTAATCTCATTTCATTAGTCGGGATTTTTGTTCTTTGCTTCATTGCTTGGCTTGGCTCCGAACACCGCCGAGTGATTCAATGGAACGTTTTAATTGTTGGGATTACGCTGCAATTGTTGGTGGGCATCCTGGTCTTCGGAGTAGGCAGCTACTTGATTGATGGCATCAACAACATTATTAACCCCATTCTCGATGCCTCGGAAGCTGGCGCTAAGTTTCTCTTTGGTGGGCCAACATCCATCCTGGCTGTAGATCCCGTCGCCAATCCGGGGCCGGGGCCTGCCGGTCGCTGGATTGCGCGGGCGGTGGGGGATGCCTATGTGGCCATTCCAGGCGATCGCCTTAGCCCAGATACCTTAAACCCAGGCTTCTCCTATGTGCTAGCCTTTCGAGCATTACCCCAGGTGATCTTTTTTGCGGCGCTGGTTGCTCTGCTCTATCGGCTCAATATCATTCAGCCCGTGGTGCGGGTGTTTGCCTGGGTGTTCAAACGCACCATGAACATTAGTGGCGCGGAGGCTTTAGCGGGAGCAGCCAATATTTTTGTCGGCATCGAATCAGCGATCGCCGTCAAGCCCTTCTTGCCGAAAATGACCCGCAGTGAACTCTGCGCCATTCTCACCAGTTGTTTTGGATCCATTGCTTCATCGGTCTTAGGACTCTATGCCGGATTTTTGCGGGGCAGCTTTCCCGACATTGCTGGGCATTTGGTCTCAGCCTCAATTTTGACCATTCCCGCCTGCTTTGTGATTTCCAAGCTGCTGGTGCCCGAAATAGGCGAACCCGAGACCATGGGGCATGTGCCTGATGATGTGACAGAAGGGAACCCGGAGAACCGGCCGTCCCCGGTGGATAGCTTGATCATTGGAGCCCTAGATGGGGTGAAGATGGCCGTGGGGATTGCAGCGGTTTTGATTGCTATTCTTGGCGTCATCGCGCTGTTTAACGCTCCCTTCAACCAAATCGCCGTGTGGATCGATGGCGCAGACGTTAACCCCCTGCTGTCCGAATTCCTGCAGCAGCCGTTGCGCAACCTGATGGCGATGCTCTTCCTGCCTCTCACCTTCTTAACGGGAGTGGCGCTAGATTGGCAAAACCTTTGGCTGGCATCCACTCTCATTGGGCAACGGCTCTTTGAAACCAACATTCCCCCCTACCTAGCCCTCAATGGATTATCCCAATCGGGAGCCATTAGCGATCGCTCCCTGTTAATTGTGAGCTACGTGCTCTGCGGGTTTGCCCACTTTGCGTCCTACGGCATCTTTGTGGGAGGTCTGTCGGCGCTGGTGCCAGAGCGGCGCTCCGAAATCTCTGCCCTAGGCTTCAAGGCTCTCTGGGGCGCGACTCTCGCCACCTTAATGACCGGCTGTGTTGCAGGGGTGTTCTTCGGTCTACTGGGCGAACCCACCAGTATCATTGGTCGCTAA